The Podospora pseudopauciseta strain CBS 411.78 chromosome 2 map unlocalized CBS411.78m_2, whole genome shotgun sequence genome has a window encoding:
- the FAL1 gene encoding RNA helicase (EggNog:ENOG503NWJ1; COG:A), which translates to MAEGGIDRKADEKLTFSTSKEVTVHPTFESMSLKESLLRGIYAYGYESPSAVQSRAIVQICKGRDTIAQAQSGTGKTATFSISMLQVIDTAVRETQALVLSPTRELATQIQSVVMALGDYMNVQCHACIGGTNVGEDIRKLDYGQHIVSGTPGRVADMIRRRHLRTRHIKMLVLDEADELLNQGFREQIYDVYRYLPPATQVVVVSATLPHDVLTMTTKFMTDPVRILVKRDELTLEGLKQYFIAVEKEDWKFDTLCDLYDTLTITQAVIFCNTRRKVDWLTDKMREANFTVSSMHGDMPQKERDSIMQDFRQGNSRVLISTDVWARGIDVQQVSLVINYDLPSNRENYIHRIGRSGRFGRKGVAINFVTTEDVRILRDIELYYSTQIDEMPMNVADLIA; encoded by the exons ATGGCTGAAGGTGGTATTGATCGCAAGGCCGATGAGAAGCTCACGTTCTCGACCTCGAAGGAGGTCACGGTCCACCCAACTTTCGAGTCCATGTCATTGAAGG AGAGTCTCCTTCGTGGTATCTATGCCTACGGCTACGAGTCGCCGTCCGCCGTCCAGTCCAGAGCTATCGTTCAGATTTGCAAAGGTCGCGATACCATTGCCCAAGCCCAATCCGGTACTGGTAAAACGGCAACTTTCTCCATTAGTATGCTCCAAGTCATCGATACCGCTGTGCGCGAGACCCAGGCTCTTGTCCTCTCACCAACCCGCGAACTTGCGACACAGATTCAGAGCGTTGTCATGGCGTTGGGTGATTACATGAACGTGCAGTGCCATGCCTGCATTGGTGGAACAAACGTGGGCGAGGATATTCGCAAACTCGATTACGGCCAGCACATCGTATCCGGCACCCCTGGCCGTGTTGCCGACATGATCAGACGTCGCCACTTGCGCACCCGCCATATCAAGATGTTGGTTCTGGATGAAGCCGACGAACTGCTCAACCAGGGTTTCCGGGAGCAAATCTACGACGTGTACCGCTACCTGCCACCCGCCACTCAGGTTGTGGTTGTGTCCGCTACTCTTCCCCACGATGTCCTTACCATGACGACCAAGTTCATGACCGATCCGGTTCGTATTCTCGTCAAGCGTGACGAGTTGACGCTCGAAGGCCTCAAGCAATACTTCATTGCCGTCGAAAAGGAGGACTGGAAGTTTGACACCCTGTGCGATCTCTACGATACCCTTACCATCACCCAAGCCGTAATTTTCTGCAACACAAGGAGAAAGGTCGACTGGTTGACAGACAAGATGAGGGAGGCCAACTTCACTGTCAGCAGTATGCACGGTGACATGCCACAAAAGGAGCGTGACAGCATTATGCAGGATTTCAGACAGGGCAACAGCAGAGTGTTGATCTCGACCGATGTGTGGGCTCGTGGTATCGACGTTCAACAAGTCAGTCTGGTCATCAACTACGACCTCCCCAGCAATCGTGAGAACTACATCCACCGCATCGGTCGTTCGGGCAGGTTCGGGCGTAAGGGTGTCGCTATCAACTTCGTGACGACGGAGGATGTGCGCATCCTCCGCGATATCGAGT TGTATTACTCCACTCAAATCGACGAAATGCCCATGAACGTGGCCGACCTCATTGCTTGA
- a CDS encoding uncharacterized protein (EggNog:ENOG502S025) — MSSPSNVTFPNLTSNPDESYQVNIIACAVITWVIGATFVGLRFYTRGILLHNILGAEDWLILLALVFAAATCAGLIEQAVYGLGKHTLDINPDLIIPMARAGWYTILYYLLTLLLTKLSLLLLYLRLLTYHHARYYVHLILLIVILTNGLWTLATVLTACLPLPAFWDRATYPNAYCHPRPFWLGNTGLHIGTDILLYILPLPIIANLQMKPKQKAMLYGVFALGFFVCTISAVRLWDLIEQYSRSDFTFDNVSIAYLTCIEINAAIACACCMTLKPLVSKLFPRFFSGSNSDSLETPGDVEAGPDDAGRVAEQKGRNPPTIGSKPSRRVGDQDKETWISMYQSQRDSDILELQERDIVEAEKGASQAIAEK, encoded by the exons ATGTCTTCTCCAAGCAATGTCACCTTTCCAAATctcacctccaaccccgaTGAGTCCTACCAGGTCAACATTATCGCCTGTGCCGTGATCACATGGGTTATTGGAGCAACATTTGTAGGACTGCGGTTCTACACCCGAGGGATCTTACTTCACAACATCCTCGGAGCAGAAGACTGGCTTATACTACTGGCATTGGTCTTTGCAGCAGCAACATGTGCAGGCCTGATTGAGC AAGCGGTTTACGGCCTAGGAAAACACACACTAGATATCAACCCcgacctcatcatcccaatGGCGAGG GCAGGCTGGTACACAATCCTCTACTACCTCCTAACCCTCCTCCTAACCaaactctccctcctcctcctctaccTCCGCCTCCTAACCTACCACCACGCCCGCTACTACGTCCACCtaatcctcctcatcgtcatcctcaccaacgGCCTCTGGACCCTCGCCACCGTTTTAACCGCctgcctccccctccccgccttcTGGGACAGAGCAACTTACCCAAACGCCTACTGCCACCCACGCCCCTTCTGGCTAGGGAACACAGGCCTTCACATCGGCACCGATATCCTTTTATAcatccttcccctccccataaTCGCCAACCTGCAAATGAAGCCAAAACAAAAGGCCATGCTATACGGTGTTTTCGCTTTGGGTTTCTT TGTCTGCACAATATCGGCAGTCCGCCTATGGGACTTGATCGAGCAATACTCCCGCTCCGACTTCACCTTTGACAACGTCAGCATCGCCTACCTAACCTGCATCGAGATCAACGCCGCCATCGCCTGCGCGTGCTGCATGACGCTCAAGCCGTTGGTCAGCAAGCTGTTCCCGAGGTTCTTTTCCGGGTCCAATAGCGACAGCTTGGAAACGCCAGGGGATGTGGAAGCTGGGCCTGATGACGCTGGCAGAGTCGCGGAGCAAAAGGGAAGGAATCCGCCTACTATCGGGTCGAAGCCTTCACGGAGGGTGGGCGATCAGGATAAGGAGACGTGGATTTCAATGTACCAGAGTCAGAGGGATAGTGACATTTTAGAGCTGCAGGAGAGGGACATCGtggaggctgagaagggggCGTCGCAAGCAATAGCAGAGAAATAA
- a CDS encoding uncharacterized protein (EggNog:ENOG503P3JT; COG:T) — translation MPCVWATFPTYFHEYLIPTPLMRKFPGQLIFVLDFSHASSVIYTDIRQPNIMIQFQDTSLIKYEFPIDYPSPTQNQTEAKYTPILNRSVIGCYNTVDPRSDPTLIL, via the exons ATGCCTTGTGTTTGGGCCACTTTCCCTACTTACTTCCACGAGTACCTCATTCCCACCCCCTTGATGAGGAAGTTCCCTGGCCAGCTCATATTCGTACTTGATTTTTCCCACGCAAGCAGTGTCATTTATACCG ATATCAGACAACCCAACATCATGATCCAATTTCAAGATACATCCCTCATCAAGTATGAATTCCCCATCGACTACCCAAGCCCAACCCAAAACCAAACCGAGGCAAAATACACTCCGATTCTAAACCGTTCCGTAATAGGATGCTACAACACCGTCGACCCCAGAAGCGACCCAACGCTTATTCTCTAA
- a CDS encoding uncharacterized protein (EggNog:ENOG503NXDP; COG:E; COG:G; COG:P) codes for MESTHQPADPIAKGILPTAKQGVRDLFNFKQRIVVTDHLGHTRTEWARPIPLKNPISLLAQLSARDWLFFIVGFAAWTADAFDFHALSIQQKKLADYYGTTKTEISTAITLTLLLRSIGAAMFGLAGDKWGRKWPMVFNMIVLGVLQIATIYSSTFQQFLAVRALFGLFMGGVYGNAIAMALENSPVDARGLMSGILQQGYSLGYVCAACANLGVGGATESWKTVFWIAAAISIFVGLVRCLFPESRQFIEARAAGKAQANPSAFWKETRVMLAQEWKMCVYCIILMTWFNYYSHTSQDSYTTFMLTQKELENAGASRASIIMKAGACVGGTIIGYISQWFGRRRTIIVASLISMALIPAWILPTDEGGLSASGFFMQFFVQGAWGVIPIHLNELSPPAFRSSFPGITYQLGNMISSPSAQIVNAIAESTFVVSASGKMVEAYGPVMGIATAIIAFGIATWVAVGPEKRGREFEKVLPAGMNIMQEGTRADDLESGSASNEEGKGETSELETVPTKGLSEK; via the exons ATGGAGTCAACGCATCAGCCAGCTGATCCCATCGCCAAGGGAATTCTTCCTACAGCAAAGCAAGGCGTAAGGGATTTATTCAACTTCAAGCAACGAATCGTCGTCACAGATCACCTTGGTCATACAAGGACAGAATGGGCGCGTCCGATCCCTCTCAAGAACCCCATCAGCCTGCTAGCCCAGTTATCAGCGCGTGATTggctcttcttcatcgtcggcTTCGCAGCCTGGACAGCAGATGCCTTTGACTTCCACGCTCTTTCGATTCAGCAAAAGAAGCTGGCTGATTACTATGGCACGACAAAGACCGAAATATCTACCGCCATCACGCTCACACTGCTACTTCGATCAATAGGCGCGGCGATGTTCGGCCTCGCTGGTGACAAGTGGGGACGGAAATGGCCCATGGTGTTCAACATGATTGTATTGGGTGTGTTGCAGATCGCCACAATCTACAGCAGCACGTTCCAGCAGTTTTTGGCTGTCAGAGCCCTGTTTGGCTTGTTCATGGGCGGAGT CTACGGCAATGCTATCGCTATGGCCCTAGAGAACAGCCCAGTCGACGCCCGCGGCCTCATGTCTGGAATCCTCCAGCAAGGATACTCGCTCGGATATGTGTGCGCTGCTTGTGCCAATctgggtgttggtggcgCGACGGAGAGCTGGAAGACAGTCTTTTGGATTGCCGCCGCTATTTCGATCTTTGTTGGCCTCGTGCGTTGTCTCTTCCCCGAGTCTAGGCAGTTCATCGAAGCTCGCGCTGCTGGCAAGGCGCAGGCAAACCCCTCTGCGTTCTGGAAGGAAACGCGGGTGATGCTTGCGCAAGAGTGGAAGATGTGCGTTTATTGCATCATTCTGATGACGTGGTTCAACT ACTATAGCCACACCTCCCAAGACAGCTACACGACCTTTATGCTGACGCAGAAGGAGCTCGAGAACGCTGGAGCCAGTCGGGCAAGTATCATCATGAAGGCCGGCGCTTGCGTGGGAGGGACCATCATCGGGTACATCTCCCAGTGGTTCGGCCGCCGCAGAACAATCATCGTCGCGTCGCTCATCAGCATGGCGCTCATCCCTGCGTGGATTCTCCCCACAGATGAAGGAGGTCTTTCAGCAAGCGGCTTCTTCATGCAATTCTTTGTCCAGGGTGCCTGGGGCGTGATTCCCATCCATTTGAATGAGCTCTCGCCACCTGCCTTCCGCTCATCCTTCCCAGGTATCACCTACCAGCTCGGCAATAtgatctcctccccatcagcgCAGATCGTCAATGCTATAGCCGAGAGCACGTTTGTTGTGAGTGCTTCTGGGAAGATGGTGGAAGCGTATGGTCCCGTGATGGGCATCGCGACGGCGATTATCGCTTTTGGGATCGCGACGTGGGTTGCGGTTGGGCCGGAGAAGCGCGGGAGGGAGTTCGAGAAGGTGTTGCCGGCGGGGATGAATATTATGCAGGAGGGGACAAGGGCGGATGATCTTGAGTCTGGGTCGGCGAGTaatgaggaggggaagggggagactAGTGAGTTGGAGACGGTGCCGACTAAGGGGTTGAGTGAGAAGtaa